One stretch of Prunus persica cultivar Lovell chromosome G1, Prunus_persica_NCBIv2, whole genome shotgun sequence DNA includes these proteins:
- the LOC18793996 gene encoding UPF0496 protein 4, translated as MPSTHNPGSSSPLTSFGRSIWSRREPFHSIEADHESSEQELELQSFQKLVVDLFHDLSAVSADELLSIAWIRKLLDVFVCCLDEFRVLLLKNKAQVSKPPLDHWADEYLDRSLKALDICNATCDGIEKIRTWHKHLEIVMCALESRKRAFSEGQFRRARKALMDLTLEMLDERDSGSVFSHRNWSFGRNNPRKDARRRQHSSGNSSGHSRSHSWSISNSWSAAKQLQSIANNLIAPRGNEIIATNGLAGSVYTMSSVLTFVLSALVAAIPCQDRGLGTHFSIPQQYSWGIPLISLHERIIEESKKRERQNSNGLLREIYHVERCARHMTDLVDVVQFPLTEEQKVEVEQELQELASICEKFKNGLDPLERQIREVFRRIMNCRTEGLEILSRANNLE; from the coding sequence ATGCCTTCTACGCACAATCCGGGTTCTTCTTCACCTTTGACTTCATTTGGTCGCTCGATTTGGAGTCGGCGAGAACCGTTTCATTCCATTGAAGCTGATCATGAGTCCAGTGAACAGGAATTAGAGCTGCAATCatttcaaaaacttgttgtAGATCTATTTCATGACTTGTCAGCTGTTAGTGCTGATGAATTGCTCTCTATTGCGTGGATTCGGAAACTTTTggatgtttttgtttgttgcctAGACGAATTCAGGGTTCTCTTGTTGAAAAACAAGGCACAGGTTTCTAAACCTCCCTTGGACCATTGGGCTGATGAATACTTAGATAGGAGCTTGAAGGCACTTGACATTTGCAATGCCACTTGTGATGGGATTGAGAAGATTCGTACATGGCATAAGCATTTGGAGATTGTAATGTGTGCCTTAGAATCTCGAAAGAGGGCATTTTCTGAGGGCCAATTCCGTCGAGCAAGAAAGGCTTTGATGGATTTGACACTTGAAATGCTTGATGAGAGAGACTCTGGGTCTGTGTTTTCTCACCGGAACTGGTCTTTTGGGCGAAATAACCCAAGAAAGGATGCTCGTCGTCGTCAACACTCATCTGGGAACTCATCTGGGCATTCCCGCTCTCACTCATGGAGCATATCCAATTCTTGGTCTGCAGCTAAGCAGCTCCAATCAATTGCAAACAACTTGATAGCACCTCGTGGGAATGAGATTATTGCAACCAATGGGCTTGCAGGCTCTGTTTACACAATGAGTTCTGTGCTCACTTTTGTTTTGTCGGCTCTTGTGGCTGCAATTCCTTGTCAGGATCGAGGTCTTGGTACGCATTTTTCAATTCCACAGCAGTACTCCTGGGGTATCCCATTAATCTCACTTCACGAACGGATAATAGAGGAATCAAAGAAGCGAGAACGCCAGAACTCTAATGGATTGCTGAGGGAGATTTATCATGTTGAGAGATGTGCACGCCACATGACAGACTTGGTCGATGTGGTTCAGTTTCCATTGACAGAGGAACAGAAAGTGGAAGTTGAACAAGAACTGCAGGAGTTAGCATCGATTTGCGAAAAATTTAAGAATGGACTGGATCCTCTGGAACGACAAATCAGGGAAGTATTCCGTAGGATTATGAATTGCAGAACCGAGGGTCTTGAAATTTTGAGTAGGGCAAACAATCTGGAGTAA
- the LOC18789422 gene encoding G-box-binding factor 4, with protein MMASSKMVVSTTNSDLPHRESSICSLSTLMADDDDQNDEQQSMTMDDILKNIYTTTTTTTTNDMDDNNHHHAEPRTVDEVWKEIVAGGVGVEEAAAEGEGGGDQVRAAAPEEMTLEDFLTRAGAVREDDVTVGAAGVPIGYGQFQVQPPPAPAQGQVVYGNGTTTSTSGGGGGGGGGGRAGKRRAVQEAPLDKATQQKQRRMIKNRESAARSRERKQAYTVELESLVTQLEEENARLVREEAEQKKERFKRLMENLIPIVEQRRPPRVLRRVHSVHW; from the exons ATGATGGCGTCTTCGAAGATGGTGGTGTCAACGACGAATTCGGATCTGCCGCACAGAGAGTCGTCTATATGTTCGCTCTCCACTCTCATGGCCGACGACGACGACCAAAACGACGAGCAGCAATCCATGACCATGGACGACATCCTCAAGAACATCTACACCACCACCACGACCACCACCACAAACGACATGGACGACAACAATCATCATCATGCGGAGCCCAGGACCGTGGACGAGGTCTGGAAGGAGATCGTCGCCGGCGGAGTGGGAGTGGAGGAGGCGGCGGCGGAGGGCGAGGGCGGTGGGGATCAGGTGCGGGCAGCTGCACCGGAGGAGATGACGTTGGAGGACTTTCTCACCAGGGCTGGGGCGGTGAGGGAAGATGACGTCACCGTTGGTGCCGCTGGGGTTCCGATTGGGTACGGGCAGTTCCAGGTGCAGCCGCCGCCGGCTCCTGCTCAAGGGCAGGTGGTGTACGGAAACGGGACGACGACGAGTACGAGTGGAGGCGGCGGgggaggaggtggaggagggAGAGCTGGGAAGAGGAGAGCTGTGCAGGAAGCTCCGCTTGATAAGGCCACGCAGCAGAAGCAGAGGAGGATGATCAAGAACAGAGAGTCCGCTGCCAGGTCCAGGGAACGCAAGCAG GCTTACACGGTTGAGCTAGAATCTCTGGTAACGCAGCTAGAGGAGGAAAATGCGCGGCTAGTGAGAGAAGAG GCCGAGCAAAAGAAGGAGAGGTTTAAGCGG CTCATGGAGAACCTCATTCCTATTGTAGAGCAGCGGAGACCACCACGTGTTCTTCGGAGAGTGCATTCAGTGCACTGGTAG